Proteins from one Gibbsiella quercinecans genomic window:
- a CDS encoding MacB family efflux pump subunit, producing the protein MSAQPLLQLSGITRRFKAGEQTVTVLNNINLTINRGEMVAIVGASGSGKSTLMNILGCLDRPSGGDYRVAGRSTGQLDRDSLAELRREHFGFIFQRYHLLRDLTARGNVEVPAIYAGYARVARQQRAEDLLKRLGLGDRLDYHPGQLSGGQQQRVSIARALINGGEVILADEPTGALDSRSGQEVLSILKDLHARGHTVILVTHDMQIAGNAQRIIEIHDGEIVADRQKTPPVTALLPKKPDHTSSPWLAQRDRFLEAFKMALLAMASQRLRTLLTMLGIIIGIASVVSVVALGKGSQQRVLADISAMGTSTLEIFPGKDFGDMRSAAIQTLRATDADALAQQNYVHSVTPSLSTSTTLRYGNRSVSGTVNGVGEQYFLVRGYDIDSGMAFNRTSVEHLMQEVVIDENTRDKLFPAGKNPIGEVLLLGSLPCRVIGVAAKKQSGFGSDENLNVWIPYTTAMKRMLGQSYLKSITVRVNDDIDLSTAEDGITRLLTQRHGSKDFFVMNTDSIRQMIEKTTATLTLLVSMIALISLIVGGIGVMNIMLVSVTERTREIGVRMAVGARASDIMQQFLIEAVLVCLLGGALGVLLSLGIGVLFGQFSSRFGMVYSLGSIVAAFVCSTLIGVIFGFFPAKRAAAMDPIHALERE; encoded by the coding sequence ATGAGCGCACAACCCCTGCTGCAACTAAGCGGCATTACCCGCCGTTTCAAGGCCGGCGAGCAAACCGTGACGGTGCTGAATAACATCAATTTGACGATCAACCGCGGCGAAATGGTGGCGATCGTCGGCGCCTCCGGCTCTGGCAAATCCACGCTGATGAACATCCTCGGCTGCCTCGATCGCCCCAGCGGCGGCGATTATCGGGTGGCCGGCCGCAGCACCGGGCAATTGGATCGCGATAGCCTGGCCGAACTGCGCCGTGAACATTTCGGCTTTATCTTCCAGCGCTATCATTTGCTGCGGGATCTCACCGCACGCGGCAACGTTGAAGTGCCCGCCATTTACGCCGGCTACGCGCGCGTAGCCCGGCAGCAACGGGCGGAGGATCTGCTAAAGCGCCTGGGGTTAGGCGATCGCCTGGATTACCACCCCGGCCAGCTTTCCGGCGGCCAACAACAACGCGTCAGCATCGCCCGGGCGCTGATTAACGGCGGCGAGGTGATCCTGGCGGATGAGCCCACCGGCGCGCTGGACAGCCGCAGCGGGCAGGAAGTGCTGTCGATCCTTAAAGATCTGCACGCCCGCGGCCACACGGTGATCCTGGTTACCCACGATATGCAGATCGCCGGCAACGCCCAGCGCATTATCGAGATACACGATGGCGAAATCGTCGCCGACCGGCAGAAAACGCCGCCGGTGACCGCCCTGCTGCCGAAAAAGCCCGACCACACCAGCAGCCCTTGGTTGGCACAGCGCGACCGTTTTCTCGAAGCGTTCAAAATGGCGTTGCTGGCGATGGCGTCGCAGCGCCTGCGTACCCTGCTGACCATGTTGGGCATTATCATCGGCATTGCCTCCGTGGTTTCCGTCGTTGCGCTGGGCAAAGGCTCACAGCAGCGTGTATTGGCCGACATCAGCGCGATGGGCACCAGCACGCTGGAGATATTCCCCGGCAAGGATTTCGGCGACATGCGCTCCGCCGCCATCCAAACCCTGCGCGCCACCGACGCCGACGCGTTGGCACAGCAGAACTACGTGCACAGCGTCACGCCAAGCCTGTCTACCTCCACCACCCTGCGCTATGGCAACCGCTCGGTCAGCGGCACGGTCAATGGCGTTGGCGAGCAGTATTTCCTGGTGCGAGGATACGATATCGACAGCGGTATGGCGTTCAACCGCACCAGTGTTGAACACCTGATGCAGGAAGTGGTGATCGATGAAAACACGCGCGATAAGCTGTTCCCTGCCGGTAAAAACCCCATTGGGGAAGTGCTCCTGCTGGGCTCCCTGCCCTGCCGGGTTATCGGTGTGGCCGCCAAAAAACAGAGCGGTTTCGGCAGCGATGAAAATCTGAATGTGTGGATCCCTTACACCACGGCGATGAAACGCATGCTCGGCCAAAGCTACCTGAAAAGCATCACGGTGCGGGTCAACGACGATATCGATCTGAGCACCGCGGAAGACGGCATTACCCGCCTGCTGACCCAGCGCCACGGCAGCAAAGACTTTTTCGTGATGAACACCGACAGCATTCGCCAGATGATCGAGAAAACCACGGCGACCCTGACCCTGCTGGTATCGATGATCGCGCTGATCTCACTGATTGTCGGCGGGATCGGCGTCATGAATATCATGCTGGTCTCGGTGACGGAACGGACGCGTGAAATCGGCGTGCGGATGGCGGTGGGCGCCCGCGCCAGCGATATCATGCAACAATTCCTGATTGAAGCGGTGCTGGTGTGCCTGCTGGGCGGCGCGCTGGGGGTGCTGCTCTCGCTGGGGATTGGCGTCTTGTTCGGCCAGTTCAGCAGCCGCTTCGGCATGGTGTATTCGCTGGGTTCGATCGTCGCGGCTTTTGTCTGTTCGACGCTGATTGGCGTAATTTTTGGCTTTTTCCCCGCCAAACGCGCCGCGGCGATGGATCCTATCCATGCGCTGGAAAGGGAATAA
- a CDS encoding efflux RND transporter periplasmic adaptor subunit: MPLAKRSKLYLILLVIAVCAALFSYFILFRTPDAPRYITAVAQTRDLEQTVLADGTIEAQKLVSIGAQVSGQIKVLSVALGDRVHKGQPVAEIDDLTQQNTLRDAQAALKNVQAQRAAKHAALRNNQLAFERQQKILARGLGVQADYDSARATLDATLADIEALDAQIAQAQIAVSTAQLNLGYTKITAPMDGTIVAIPVEEGQTVNAVQSAPTIAKVAKLDTMTIKAQISEADVVKVKTGMPVYFTILGEPDKRYHATLRAVEPAPDTINDDTSTSSSSSSSSSSSSSSSSAIYYNGLFDAANPDGALRISMTAQVYIVLQQVKNAVVIPATALHGDWIQVVDSQGGIERRPVKVGINNNIDAQIISGLQAGEKVIISQLGGSTASNGHMGPPPMGM; the protein is encoded by the coding sequence ATGCCACTGGCCAAACGTTCGAAACTGTACCTGATACTGTTGGTTATTGCTGTATGTGCAGCGCTGTTCAGCTACTTTATTTTATTCAGAACGCCCGACGCTCCCCGTTATATCACCGCCGTCGCGCAAACGCGCGATCTGGAGCAAACGGTGCTGGCCGATGGCACCATAGAAGCGCAAAAGCTGGTCAGCATCGGCGCCCAGGTTTCCGGGCAAATCAAAGTGCTGAGTGTTGCCCTCGGTGATAGAGTGCACAAAGGGCAACCGGTCGCTGAAATTGACGATCTCACCCAGCAGAATACCCTGCGGGATGCGCAGGCCGCGCTGAAAAACGTGCAGGCGCAACGCGCGGCCAAACATGCCGCATTACGCAATAACCAGTTGGCCTTCGAGCGCCAGCAAAAAATTCTGGCGCGCGGCCTTGGCGTACAGGCCGATTATGACAGCGCCAGAGCCACCCTGGACGCGACCCTTGCCGACATCGAAGCCCTTGATGCCCAGATAGCGCAGGCACAGATTGCGGTCAGCACCGCCCAGCTTAACCTCGGCTATACCAAAATCACCGCCCCGATGGACGGCACCATTGTGGCGATCCCGGTGGAGGAAGGCCAGACGGTCAACGCCGTGCAAAGCGCGCCCACCATCGCCAAGGTCGCCAAATTGGATACCATGACCATTAAAGCGCAGATTTCCGAGGCGGACGTCGTGAAGGTCAAAACCGGCATGCCGGTCTATTTCACCATCCTCGGCGAACCCGACAAGCGCTATCACGCCACCTTGCGTGCGGTAGAGCCGGCGCCGGACACGATCAACGACGATACATCGACATCCAGTAGCAGCAGCAGTTCCAGCAGCAGCTCATCGTCTTCCAGCAGCGCGATTTACTACAACGGCCTGTTTGACGCCGCCAACCCGGACGGCGCATTGCGTATCTCCATGACGGCACAGGTATATATTGTGCTGCAGCAGGTGAAAAATGCGGTGGTAATCCCCGCCACGGCGCTGCATGGCGATTGGATACAGGTGGTGGACAGCCAGGGCGGCATTGAACGGCGCCCGGTGAAAGTCGGCATCAACAACAACATTGACGCCCAGATTATCAGTGGTCTCCAGGCCGGCGAAAAAGTCATTATCAGCCAGTTGGGGGGAAGTACGGCAAGCAACGGCCACATGGGCCCACCGCCGATGGGGATGTAA
- the cysA gene encoding sulfate/thiosulfate ABC transporter ATP-binding protein CysA: MSIEINSINKYFGRTKVLNDITLDIPSGEMVALLGPSGSGKTTLLRIIAGLESQSGGKLSFHGTDVSRVHARDRQVGFVFQHYALFRHMTVFDNVAFGLTVLPRRERPNAAAIKQKVQQLLEMVQLAHLANRFPSQLSGGQKQRVALARALAVEPQILLLDEPFGALDAQVRKELRRWLRQLHEELKFTSVFVTHDQEEAMEVADRIVVMSQGNIEQVGAPSDIMREPATRFVLEFMGEVNRLNGEIRGSQLFVGAHQWPLSFQPMHQGPVELFLRPWEMEISTESSVRCPLPVQVLEISPRGHYWQLVVQPLGWHQEPISVVLPEGNGTPERGSRYFVGSLNARLYAGNQLLQPVALAKSA, translated from the coding sequence ATGAGCATTGAGATTAACAGCATCAATAAATATTTCGGTCGTACCAAGGTATTGAACGATATCACGCTCGATATTCCTTCCGGTGAGATGGTGGCGTTGCTTGGGCCTTCCGGCTCGGGCAAAACCACCTTGCTGCGCATTATCGCCGGCCTGGAAAGCCAAAGCGGCGGTAAGCTGAGCTTCCACGGCACCGACGTTAGCCGGGTGCATGCGCGCGATCGTCAGGTTGGCTTTGTGTTCCAGCACTACGCGCTGTTCCGCCATATGACCGTATTCGATAACGTGGCGTTTGGCCTGACGGTGCTGCCGCGCCGTGAGCGCCCCAATGCGGCGGCGATCAAACAAAAAGTGCAGCAACTGCTGGAAATGGTGCAACTGGCCCATCTGGCCAACCGTTTCCCCTCGCAGCTGTCCGGCGGGCAGAAACAGCGTGTGGCGCTAGCCCGTGCGCTGGCGGTGGAACCGCAGATCCTGCTGTTGGATGAGCCTTTCGGCGCCCTGGATGCCCAGGTGCGTAAAGAGCTGCGCCGCTGGCTGCGCCAACTGCATGAAGAGCTGAAGTTCACCAGTGTGTTCGTGACGCACGATCAGGAAGAGGCGATGGAAGTTGCCGATCGCATCGTGGTGATGAGCCAGGGCAATATTGAACAGGTCGGTGCGCCGAGCGATATCATGCGCGAACCCGCCACCCGCTTCGTGCTGGAGTTTATGGGTGAGGTTAACCGCCTTAACGGCGAAATCCGGGGTTCGCAACTGTTTGTCGGCGCCCATCAGTGGCCGCTGTCGTTCCAACCGATGCACCAGGGGCCGGTTGAACTGTTCCTGCGCCCGTGGGAAATGGAAATCAGCACGGAAAGCAGCGTTCGCTGCCCATTGCCGGTGCAGGTGCTGGAAATCAGCCCGCGTGGCCACTATTGGCAACTGGTGGTGCAGCCGCTCGGCTGGCACCAGGAGCCGATCAGCGTGGTGTTGCCGGAAGGCAACGGCACCCCAGAGCGTGGCAGTCGCTATTTTGTCGGCAGCCTCAATGCGCGCCTGTACGCCGGTAATCAATTGTTGCAGCCTGTTGCGTTAGCGAAAAGCGCCTGA
- the cysM gene encoding cysteine synthase CysM, translating to MTTLEQCIGNTPLVKLQRLVAGLNSEVWVKLEGNNPAGSVKDRAALAMIQQAELRGEISPGDTLIEATSGNTGIALAMIAALKGYSLKLLMPENMSIERQAAMRAYGAELILVSRDQGMEGARDLALHMQQQGQGKVLDQFNNLDNPYAHFTTTGPEIWRQTQQRITHFVSSMGTTGTITGVGGYLKSQNPAVRIIGLQPAEGSNIPGIRRWPPAYLPRIFRPELVDQVLDMAQIDAEQTMRLLAQREGIFCGVSSGGAVAGALQIAAANPGSLVVAIICDRGDRYLSTGVFN from the coding sequence GTGACAACGCTGGAACAATGCATCGGGAATACCCCGCTGGTAAAACTACAACGCCTGGTCGCAGGGCTGAACAGCGAAGTGTGGGTTAAGCTGGAAGGTAACAATCCCGCCGGCTCAGTCAAAGACCGCGCCGCGTTGGCGATGATCCAACAGGCGGAACTTCGCGGCGAGATTTCGCCGGGGGATACGCTGATCGAAGCGACCAGCGGCAATACCGGCATCGCGCTGGCGATGATCGCGGCACTCAAAGGCTATTCCCTCAAATTGCTGATGCCCGAAAACATGAGCATCGAACGCCAGGCGGCGATGCGCGCATACGGTGCGGAGCTGATCCTGGTCAGCCGCGATCAGGGGATGGAAGGCGCGCGCGATCTGGCGCTGCACATGCAGCAGCAGGGGCAGGGTAAGGTATTGGATCAGTTCAACAACCTTGATAACCCATATGCGCATTTCACCACCACCGGGCCGGAAATCTGGCGGCAAACGCAGCAACGCATCACCCACTTCGTTTCCAGCATGGGCACCACTGGGACCATTACCGGGGTTGGCGGCTACCTGAAAAGCCAAAACCCCGCGGTGAGGATTATCGGCCTGCAGCCGGCGGAAGGCAGCAACATCCCAGGTATTCGCCGTTGGCCACCAGCCTATCTGCCGCGCATCTTCCGCCCGGAACTGGTTGATCAGGTGCTGGATATGGCGCAGATCGATGCGGAACAGACCATGCGGCTGCTGGCGCAGCGCGAAGGCATCTTTTGCGGCGTCAGCTCCGGCGGTGCCGTGGCCGGGGCCTTGCAGATTGCGGCGGCCAACCCTGGCAGCCTGGTGGTGGCGATAATCTGCGATCGCGGCGATCGTTACCTTTCCACTGGGGTCTTTAATTAA